One genomic window of Aethina tumida isolate Nest 87 chromosome 3, icAetTumi1.1, whole genome shotgun sequence includes the following:
- the LOC109598484 gene encoding 2-oxoisovalerate dehydrogenase subunit alpha, mitochondrial isoform X1, producing the protein MALARTKQLFSLRNALRQQISFSTEPLFPGAKTTWTETLEFAEKTKPIPVYRVMDRQGNVIHEKEDPKLPQNTILKMYKDMTLLNVMDKILYESQRQGRISFYMTNYGEEASHIGSAAALDNQDVVYGQYREAGVLLWRGFTLQQFVDQCYGNVDDAGKGRQMPVHYGCKELNFITISSPLATQLPQAVGAAYALKGKNRVVICYFGDGAASEGDAHAAFNFAATLECPVILFCRNNGYAISTPVQEQYRGDGIAARGPAYGINTLRVDGNDVFAVYNATKKAKEYAIKESKPVVIEAMTYRVGDHSTSDDSSAYRSTEEVQTWINNDYPTNKLRYYLEQKGLWNDDQEKQWLAQARKDVLTAFNAGEKKLKPNWSEMFEDVYKFMTPDLKSQLEEMKAHVEKYKEHYPVDKFVK; encoded by the exons ATGGCACTTGCAAGGACCAAACAATTGTTCTCTTTACGAAATGCACTCAGGCAACAG atctCATTTTCTACTGAGCCCTTATTTCCTGGCGCCAAAACAACATGGACAGAAACTCTCGAATTCGCCGAAAAAACAAAACCAATTCCAGTTTATCGAGTAATGGACCGGCAAGGCAACGTTATACACGAAAAAGAGGATCCAAAGCTTCCCCAAAACACCatcttaaaaatgtacaaagacATGACACTTTTAAATGTGATGGACAAAATCTTATACGAGTCTCAGAGGCAAGGGcgaatatcattttatatgaCCAACTACGGAGAAGAAGCTTCTCACATCGGAAGTGCCGCTGCTCTAGATAACCAAGATGTGGTCTATGGGCAATACAGGGAAGCTGGTGTGTTACTTTGGAGAGGGTTTACTTTGCAGCAGTTTGTCGATCAATGTTACGGAAATGTGGATGATGCGG GGAAGGGTCGACAGATGCCGGTGCATTATGGGTGCAAGGAgttgaattttattaccaTTTCCAGCCCTCTGGCCACTCAACTGCCGCAGGCTGTTGGTGCCGCTTATGCACTCAAAGGAAAGAATCGTGTGGTTATTTGCTACTTTGGTGACGGGGCTGCCTCTGAAGGGGATGCCCATGCAGCCTTTAACTTCGCTGCCACCCTCGAATGTCCTGTTATCCTGTTTTGCAGAAACAATGG ATATGCCATTTCTACCCCGGTTCAAGAACAGTATCGTGGCGATGGAATTGCTGCCCGAGGGCCTGCTTATGGAATTAACACTCTCAGAGTTGACGGAAATGATGTCTTTGCTGTTTATAATGCGACTAAAAAAGCTAAGGAATACGCTATTAAAGAGAGCAAACCGGTTGTTATTGAGGCGATGACGTATAGAGTTGGTGATCACTCCACATCAGATGATAGCTCTGCCTACAGATCCACTGAAGAAGTGCAGACTTGGATAAATAACGATTATCCGACAAATAAATTGAGGTATTACTTAGAACAAAAGGGTTTGTGGAACGATGATCAGGAGAAACAATGGTTGGCGCAAGCAAGGAAAGATGTGCTGACTGCTTTCAATGCGGGGGAAAAGAAATTGAAACCTAATTGGTCTGAGATGTTTGAGgatgtttacaaatttatgacACCAGATTTAAA GTCTCAGTTGGAGGAAATGAAAGCTCACGTGGAGAAATACAAAGAACACTATCCGGTTGATAAATTTGTTAAGTAa
- the LOC109598500 gene encoding box C/D snoRNA protein 1: MMEIESTSSSVSTEISEKARLGECEVCGFHQAKYTCPRCEVKTCSLKCNKIHKLEVECDGQRDRTKFIPINKFTNMDLSSDYRLLEEITRSLEASKKKYKRSNKMPNFIPPHLLKLRYAANSKHILLKYLPNEFGRHRKNTTRLDFKTKKIHWHVDWVFVNADNLKISETVPEDQKLSLVLQKYLVKQDDEALQEKLQYYQAVDLPGIHLYLKAEQKAGKKFYELDASDTLTECLRRKLVIEYPTIHVVLKGHESLYNVIDTDDENEQMETDEIKSGKEVVDRIINNAEDEDSLYRSLKNLLFVSEYSDDELSNGE; the protein is encoded by the exons atgatgGAAATAGAGTCTACATCATCATCTGTATCCACAGAAATCTCAGAAAAAGCAAG ATTGGGTGAATGCGAAGTTTGTGGCTTCCACCAAGCCAAATACACTTGCCCCCGATGTGAAGTTAAAACATGCTcactaaaatgtaacaaaatacacAAACTTGAGGTGGAATGTGATGGACAGAGGGACAGAACTAAGTTTATTCCTATTAATAAGTTTACAAACATGGATCTCTCTAGTGACTATAGATTGTTGGAGGAAATCACAAGGAGTTTGGAGGCCTCAAAGAAAAAGTACAAAAGAAGTAATAAAATGCCCAATTTTATACCTCCT CACCTTCTCAAATTAAGATATGCAGCCAACTCGaaacatattttactaaaatacctGCCAAACGAATTTGGCCGTCATCGCAAAAACACGACAAGGCTGGattttaaaaccaaaaaaattcaCTGGCATGTTGACTGGGTATTTGTCAATGcagataatttgaaaatatcggAAACAGTACCAGAAGATCAAAAGCTTAGTTTAGTACTTCAGAAGTACCTTGTCAAGCAAGACGATGAAGCTTTACAGGAGAAACTACAGTATTATCAGGCAGTTGATTTGCCTGGAATTCACTTGTATTTAAAAGCTGAACAAAAGGCGGGGAAAAAGTTCTACGAATTGGACGCGTCGGATACATTGACGGAATGTTTGAGGAGGAAATTGGTTATTGAATATCCTACTATTCATGTGGTTTTGAAGGGTCATGAAAGTCTTTACAATGTGATTGATACTG ATGATGAAAATGAACAAATGGAGACAGATGAGATAAAAAGTGGGAAAGAAGTTGTTGATCGAATTATTAACAATGCAGAGGATGAAGACAGTCTTTACAGGTCTCTTAAAAATTTGCTGTTTGTTTCAGAATATTCTGATGATGAACTTTCAAATGGTGAATGA